One Nicotiana tomentosiformis chromosome 1, ASM39032v3, whole genome shotgun sequence genomic window, CAAAATCCACTAACTAATTATTTTCCTACTTCTCTTTGCCACAAAAACCTATCTTAAGCAAGTAGAAAGAATAACAAGTTAGTACAACTTATAAAGCGGTACAGAGAAATAACTCAAAACACCTGCCAAAGGACCATTAAAAACAAACTAAAATCTAATACTTTTACTTATAAACGAAAATTGGTTAAACCAAAAGTTCCTTCCGAATCTTTGGACAATTTTGGTCATTCTCAAGGCTCTTTACCTTTTGAAAAACCACAGACGAAGAAGATGGTTGATACTCTGGGGATTGTCGCGGAAACTCTGATAACATCTGAATGACTTCCCTCATTGTTGGACGTTCTACGCTATTTTCTTGGATGCTAAGCATGGCAACGAAGAACAAATGCATGGCTTCGTCTTCTGGCACTGTAGTTAGTCTTGGATCTACAATGTGTCTCACTTGTTCTCTTTTGCAATTTGTTACTCTCTTGCTCCATTGTACAATGTCCACTCCGTCTCCAAATTCCCCTACTGGACGACGCCCTGTGATCAGCTCCAGTAAAACCACACCAAAACTATAAACGTCGCTCTTTTCATCTACTCTCAAAGTATATGCATATTCTGCAACAACAAAAAATAGAAATAGGAAAGAACATTAATAAAGTAAAAATCATAGAAGTAAATATGATTGATTATTCATCCTGGAATTAGTGGTATACTCTAGCGACTTCACTCTATACCTTCTTCTcccttaaaaaaattaaattttatgcATTAACATAGTACAATGGTATTACACCATCAAGTTAAACAAGATGGAGATATGATAGTAGTGAGATGGACCAATAACTTTTATTTAGATTTTATAATTGTGAACCCAATAACTAAAATTAATTACAAACGAGTAAAAGTAACTTGCAACATTGGATAACCTAGAAAATAACATAATATTATAATCTTTTAGATTGAATATTatattatactcatactatagcatatgaatatatattgtatatatattttttgggaATCATGTCAAATGTCAATATCTTAATCTGTTAAAAGAAGTGCATGGTGGGTTGGCTAGCACGACAATCGATTGGGCCCAATGTGTCAATCAAGTCAGATTTTGACTTACTTTTATAGACTGAGACTAGTTTTATTGGGCCACCACGAACCCCTCTGGCACAGAAATTAATTACAAGTTATAGTCTAGTCCTCTTCCTCTCTCGTAATACGTTACGATTTCCCAAAAAATTCCAAGAGAGCCCTAAGACTTCTTCTTTCTTTCGCTGCCTTGAATCACGGGTGATCTTGGGCCTGTCACTTTAGCCCGACGAGGCAATACTGTTACGACGCCGTTTTCTAATTGCAAACATTTTAGGTAGTTTCCTGCCACCACCTAACCTTTTTCCCTTTCTCTCTTCTGGATCAAACTCCAAACCAagaaagaaaatgcagcaaaattttCTCATTACTAGTAGTCTATTAGTGAGGAAAATTGAATTGAGTTCCCAAACTGTAGACAGAATATAATAGTGGTACGTTTCCTGATTTTTAAAGTGATTCTGCAATTTGATTGACATAGACTAATTGTTGGGAATTAAAAAGCAGTCGACCCAAGAATTATTGGCATTGTTAGCACGACCATGCAAGAATGTCTTTGTCAGTGTAGTTGCAATTTCTAAATACCTAACTACATTAACTAACCAAGTACTGGCTTGTACACAATAATTTCATCCCAACAAGTGTTCACTTATATATGCACAACAATTTAAAGACATCACTATCAGTATATCTTAACATGTTATTGTAGATAATTTGTCTAGCTAATATGTAATTGTCTTTTAGATCACCTAATAATGTAATTATTTTAAAAAGGGCAACGCGTGCGCGGAGTCTGAGAAATGGCCGAACCAcaaaggtctattgtacgcagtcttacggctcgaacccatgacttacttgtcacatgacaacaactttaccagctACGCAAGAGTCCCCTTCCTAATAATGTAATTATTCTATAAACCAAAAAAGCAGGTCTAGAATTGCGAAAATAACGTACCAGGAGCAATGTAACCATAGGAACCAGCAATTGCAGACATGCATTCTGAGGCACCACCGTCTACCAAGAATTTAGCCAAACCAAAATCAGCAACATGAGCTTCAAAGTTTGAATTCAGCAAAATGTTGTTGGATTTAACATCTCTGTGAACGATCAATGGCGAGCAATCATGGTGAAGATAACACAATCCTTTAGCAGCTTCTATAGCAATTTTGTACCTCAAATTCCAGCTCAAAAATCCACCCTTTTTCCCATGCAATGCCTCACCTAAACTCCCATTCCTCATGTACTCATACACAAGTAGATTTGTTTCCTTGTTTGAACAAAAAGCAACAAGTCTTACGATGTTTCTGTGTCGAATATTGCCTAGTGTCCGAATCTCTGCTCTGAAACCATGATCATGACTGTTGTTGCCAATACCAAGCAGTTTTTTCACAGCAATTTCAACCCCATTTGGCATTTTCCCATGGTACACAATCCCGGCTCCTCCTCTGCCTATTACATTTCCATCTTTCACACATTCGAGCACGTCTGCAACAGTGAAATCAACCTTTTGGAATGCTGTCATTTTCCAAGAATTCAAGCCTGTTTTCTTGAAAGACTTGGCTTTTATGATAGCTGCAGCTGCAAATACTAGTGAACAGATTAACAACCCGAGGGCGAAAATCAGCTTGAAATCGCCACGAGACTTTCCAGGTGGATCAGTGATGAGTGTGAAATTGCAAGGGTTGTTCAATAATGAACCACATAGTCGAGGATTGCCCGCGAAAGAAGTAGCATTGAAGTATGCAAATTGGCCTGATTCCGGCAGCTTGCCTGATAAATCATTGAATGAGAAATCAGCAGTTGTGAGACTTCTCATGGTACCAATTGACTTTGGTATGGTCTCATTCAAATGGTTTCTTGACAAGTTCAAATAGTTCAAGATTCGGATTTCGGACATTCTAGGTGGAATTGAACCAGAAAAGTTGTTTTGGCTCAAGTCTAGATATGTCAAGTGGACACAATTGCCTATTTCAGGAGGGATTTCACCAGAAAGAAAATTATGACTCAGGTCAATTTTTAAGGCTTGGGAGAGTTGACCTATAGAAGGAGGAATAGCACCAGAGAATTGGTTCCCTCCAAGTGAAAGGATTTGAAGGGAAGTGAAATTAGAGAGTGAAAATGGTAAAGAACCAGAAAGTTGATTGTTTGATAAATTTAATTGACCTAATTTGGCTGGCTTTGAAGAAATGTTACCATTTTCTGGTAAGGTACCAGACAAGTAGTTGTTGTGCAGCTCAACTAAGTTTAACTCAGGCATGTAAATGAATCCATTTGGAATGCTACCATTCAAGTAATTCTGCCCCAATCTCACCCTAACTAGACTTGAACATGTGCCTAAATTCTCTGGAATTGGACCAAAGAGGAAATTCTTGAGTAAAATCAAGATTCTGAGTTGCTTTGAGGCACACAAGTCTTTAGGAATTGTACCAGTGAGCTTGTTTGATGACAAATCCAGCTCTTGTAGCTTCCCATTTTGGCCTAGCTTCTCGGGGATGACACCAGTGAAGTTGTTCATCCAAAGACCAAGAATCTTCAGCTCGGGATAATCAGCGATGAAATCCGGTATAGAACCATGTAATTTGTTCATGAAAAGGTTGAAAAGCCTTAGCTGCTGAAGATTAATGAGCTCAAATGGGATTTCTCCTGTAAGTGCATTGGCTGAAAGATCAAGATTGACTAAGCTAGTGAGATTGCCTAATTCTTTAGGAATTTGACCTGAGAGAAGATTGATATGCAGAAAAAGTGTGTTGAGCAATTTCAAGTTCCCTAATTCAGGAGGAATTGGACCATCTAATTCACAACTAGAAATATCCATGTGAACAAGATTTTCTAACTTGCCAAATTCCTTAGGAATCCCACCTACAAAGACATTGAAATATCCTAAGTAAATCTCTTTCAAGTTGGTGAGATTCCCTAAGGCTTTAGGGATTCTACCATGCAAGTCATTTCCAGCAAGTGACAAGTACTCCAACTCACTCAAATCCCCATAACTTTCTGGTATTCTTCCATAGAAATAGTTGCCACCCAAATCCAAGTACTTGAGTTTCTTCAAGTTGACAACTCCAAgaggaagaaaagaagagaagttgttgttgtaagcaTCAAGAATTTCCAAGTTGGCCAGGCTTGAGTAGTTCCAATCAAAATTCCCACTGAATATGTTGTTTGAAATGTTGAGAGACTGTAGGCTGCTCATGTTGTCAATCTTGATTTCACCAGTGAAGTTATTGCCATCAATTGAGAGCTCTACAAGCTTATCTAAGCTTGAAATAGCAGGGGAAACAGAGCCATATAAGTCCATATTGGATAAGTTTATCGATATAACTCGGCCTTGGGAGCATTTGATTCCTAACCAAGAACAAACTGAGCTAGGATTTGAAGTATCCCAAGAGCTTAATGCATGATTTGAGAAGTCAAAACCTTGTTTTAGGCTTactaaggcatgaaaatcagaagaggaagaaaaggaagtgcctaaaagagtaaagaaTGTGACAATATGAATGAGTGGCAACATATTTTCTTGGAAGTTTTTCATAGAAAGTGAATTTGGAAGGACTTGAAGAAGAAACAAAGGGTCTTATTATGAGGCTTTGAGACAATGGATTTTCTGGAAAAGGAAGGAAAAGTTAAGGGAATCTGAGAAACTTCAGGTGTAGATAGATTTAAAGAATCAAACAtcttcaaaaagaaagaaagtgagTATTCAAGATCAAGGAAGAAGCTAAGCCTCCCCTTTTCTCTCTTTGCTTTTCCTTTTATCTCTCAGTGAAGAACACATCAAAGTTTTTAGCTAAAAATAAATGGATTTCTTTAACTAAGTTTATATATGCAGTAATGAACTTCTTTGAACAAAgtaacaaagaaaaataaagagaagTAAAGCAGTCCCCTATACTGACTTTAAAAAACAGCCGTTGGATGACCAACAGAAATTTAAAGTTCAGATTATGAGAAAAGTAAAGTTGATTCTCTCCATATTCAATATGACAAGAATACCCTTTAACTTTAAGTGGAAAAGACACTTTATTTTAAGTGAGAGATGATAGAAATTGCACTTTCAATTAAATCATGAAGGATGGCTGAGTTGAGTTGGTCTCAAATTTCTGATATGATAACTATGGATTAAAGATTTTTATCATGGCAATAAATTAactaaaaaggaaaaggaaaaaaaggtaGGCTTATGTAATCAATGCATGCCACTATTACAGAGTAAATGTTGACCCAACATTCATAATGATACACAAAGAAGAAGAATTATAGATATAGTATAGTAGCTAACCAAGCTAGCTACTGACTCATGTGGAGAATTTAGGGTCCACAAAATCATTCTCATCTAAGGATTTATTAATAGGATATAACTTATATATTGTGGCACCACAAAAATATCTTTACAGTATCAATATATTTATTTGTTATAGCGGAAGTATCCAATACGGAATTCTTTATACACCAGACTGCTTCTTtctaaaaaaaaatagataatcTACCTTACTTCTCATACGGCAACAGTTGATTATTTTTAAATAATCTGATAATTTAAAATTCTTTTTACTAGTCAGTGTATAATCATAGACACACACATGGccattatattatagaattgagCACTAAGAATGGCTACAATCTACAGCAAAGACTATAATGACATCACAAACTCTTTTTGCATGCATAATATTTATAATGCAAGGGTGACCAAGTAAATTACTAGTTGTGATCCTCTTTTCTTATCTTGGGGATAACTTTTTCTACATGGGGATAATTAAGCTAAAACAAGACTAGAAAACATAATTTGTGTACTTCGTATAGGGTATCTGATGCATAATAAAGAGTtaattttctaagtccaaaattgtcATTCTTTTCTTACAGTCGTACTTCTTGGAGTTGGAGACATGTGCCAGCAACAAACAGTGGTAAAAGATGATGATTATTAATATATCATTACAATGTTTTGTGAGGAATGATCAATATATAATTGTGTAGTATAGATAGGTTGCATGGAAGAAACAACCAGAGAAGCTTTTtgatctcttttttttcttttttatggtAAAACAGCTTGCTTTATTCCTTTCTCTTCTTCCTTGCCCTACAGAAAATGGACCAATGTTCCATGTAAATGTGTGTATTTGAGCTTTATTAGAAGATGGAATAGTCCTATAGAGGGGGCTGCAAAAGTTAAAGCAAGAGAGAGATAATATAAGTAATTTGCTTTTGATCTTCCACGTCAAAAGCAAAAGCAAcaacaagagaaaagaaaagaattagAAAGGAAAAATTAAAACAACTTGTTGATCCCTGCACTTCACATGGAAAAGCGTGCTCTTGTATTATGTCTTGGGACACATTCAGAAAAATGCATGGAAAATAGTGTTGTGGCTATATCTGTATGTGGTTCCAAGAGTGTACTAGTGTGTAACATTAGTGATAGAGAGTTTGTCTCTATTCTTGGTTTAGTTAATATTTTATCTTGTTGTTAttcttatttgttgttattacttTTTTTCATTCGTTCTTCAACCGAAGGTCTATCAGAAAGAACTTTTCTGTCCTTCCAGGAAAGGATTAAGATTACGTACATCTTACCCTCTTCAGACTCCACTTGTGAGAAATTAATAGatttgttgtttgttgttgtagTTCCAAGAGTGTCCTAATTATATGATCTAATGATCAATGAAGtataataaaaattttaaaagatgACGATATCAAATTCCCGAAAAGGATATATTAggtgatttatttttatttgtctCACATAGAGAGTAGAATTACGCGATATATTTATTAGTGGACCGGAAGGTAACAAGTATATATCCAGGTAAATAATTGAAGTAGGAGCAAGTTATTCGGACACCATcattattaaaaagaaaaaagaagttagTCCATGCACCACCCCTCCCCAAAGGGACCCTTAGGAGATATGCACATAATAGTGGAGTGGCTCCACTCAAGTTTAAAACTCTCATGGCAAAGGCAGACTAATTTCATTGCTGGGGCAAGGAGTGCCCTTTTGAGGTGTCCCTGCCCATCAAATAGATGTGCAGATCTACTCCTTGTGAAGGGTCATTTTCTTGTGTCTTGGCCCTTGTTATAAGGACTATGAAAACTAGGATAACCTGCTGCTGTCCCAATAGATTCAACATCATCATCTAAAGCTTCATAgcctctctctttctttctttttttcccttcAATAGTTCAATGCCATAATCAATTCATGTACAATTCAATCCCAGAACTGACTAAAAGCAGATGCAATGTTTCATATATTTATGTGATGAGAGCGTACAAATCTTTGATATTCAATATTCACTTCATACATGTTGCAATGCATGCCCCATGTGAATGTCATATTATTTAGCTAGGTTACACCATTGATCACATATGTGGACTAAATGTTACTACTAAATAAGTTatggaaaacaaaataaaatagataTAAAATCAAACCAATATGTTGTAGTCACATTAAGTAGAACTGATAAGAGTTTAACGTCTAAACGTAACAAGAGCAGTCCAAGCAAGTATCATATTCACGTATGGTCCAAAAAAAGGTCACATTCTAAAGTGTGTAATGTAGACAACCAACCTAATGCAAACATTATTGGCTACTTTCATACCTCGAACTTGTGATTTATAGGTCACACGAAGACAATTTTGTTGTTGCTCAAATACTCGAACATGTAATCTATACAAATATTTATACTATAAGGTTACTTAAAAGGTACAATCATAATAACTGTTTCGTAATAAGCGGAGTCTATAGATTAAAAAATAGTAGTATATAATATTGATAGtgtaaaattatttataataCCAGGTTATCATGTCCGTGAGTCAAATCAGTTGGAATGATACATGATGGCTTGAGACAGTTACCAAAGAGGTGCATATAATGTCTGTATATGACGGTGTAGACATGACATATTCGAGAATTGttttttctttagaagtattCATTTGTATTCATTTAGCTTAGATTTCATCATAGAAGATTCCAAAGAGTGATGTGTATCCACCATTTCATGACATTCAGTACTACTGCCTAAagtcagagaaagaagaagaagaaggctaAAACCAAATTAAAGATTCAATTATTGCATGTATCATTGCTTTGATAAGAGATTGCGACTTGGGAAACATCCACTCGCATAGGTTAAAGAGAGTGTAAAAATAACCTTTTTCTCTTTCTCAAAtgtgaaataaaaagaaaaatacaaggaATTCAACTATTCAATTTTCATATTAGTACATACCTGTAGTATTGTTTTATTGGTCCCCTCACCGgctaagtaggcgtttggacataagaattgtaaaatttcaaaatagggTGAATTTTTTTtcgaaaatggtatttgaaatttagagttgtgtttggacatgaatataattttaggttatttttgaagttttgtgagtaatttgagtgaaaattttgaaaaacagctttctagagtttttcaaattttcaaaaaatttcaaaatatattttcaagtgaaaattggaaattttatgaacaaatgctgatttcgaaaaaaaatgaattttttttgaaaaaaagaaaaaaaatcttatgtccaaacggactcttttttggaaaaaaaaaaaagaaaaaatttcttatgtacAAACGGGCTTTTAAGTCGATGGTATCTACTTTTTGTGTTTTGTGGTTTTTTACCATCCAAAGTCTAAGAGACAAGTTAGTGCTACAATACAAATCTGTACAATATCATACTATTTGACCTTATACTGCACTCACAATTTGGAAAATATGCGTGCTCTGATATGATTTAACTTTTATAAATTGTAGtttcatattttaaaaaattcgGTGGTTATACCAAGCCAAGATCCTTCTACAAAATCATATATTCAAATTTtcatcctttgattttcttaTAAATAGTGAGGAATTTATATCAAAAGCAGGTGTATGTTATTTAAAAAACGGTTTCAAATTATACAAACTCTGCCTTTAACAAAACGGAAAAAGGGAGATGAGAGAGAAAAATGTTTCTCAAAAGTGTATAGGATCTTCATTAGTTAACAGATAATTAATCAACTTAATCTTGGGTTTTAGTGTGTATGAGATCGTCGGATGCGTTAACAGTTTACCAAAGTATTTATTCATCACATAATAGATCATTTCCAGGAAATTAAACATCTTTAGTATCTAAAAAAGAGATGTGAAAAGGCTTCAttgtaaaaaataataatatcaaaatggaaataaataaaatgaaaagataagGAGTAGTGATAACCATATGTTCATGGCCACTCAAAGTTTTGCCTTGTATTTAAGTGCTCTCTAAGGATAGTGAAGAAATAAAGACAAAAAGAAATAAAGGTATAAAGTGTAACGCAGTTGATAAAGAGGATCAGATTCTAATCAAATTAGAAcatagaatttttttttaattcatattGTACAAGGAAGAACAAAATCATCATAGTAATAACCTTAAACCCTTAGAATTTGAATGGTACTGAAGTTAAAATAAAGGGAGATGATTATTGTCCTTTGAC contains:
- the LOC104098585 gene encoding leucine-rich repeat receptor-like serine/threonine-protein kinase BAM3; the encoded protein is MKNFQENMLPLIHIVTFFTLLGTSFSSSSDFHALVSLKQGFDFSNHALSSWDTSNPSSVCSWLGIKCSQGRVISINLSNMDLYGSVSPAISSLDKLVELSIDGNNFTGEIKIDNMSSLQSLNISNNIFSGNFDWNYSSLANLEILDAYNNNFSSFLPLGVVNLKKLKYLDLGGNYFYGRIPESYGDLSELEYLSLAGNDLHGRIPKALGNLTNLKEIYLGYFNVFVGGIPKEFGKLENLVHMDISSCELDGPIPPELGNLKLLNTLFLHINLLSGQIPKELGNLTSLVNLDLSANALTGEIPFELINLQQLRLFNLFMNKLHGSIPDFIADYPELKILGLWMNNFTGVIPEKLGQNGKLQELDLSSNKLTGTIPKDLCASKQLRILILLKNFLFGPIPENLGTCSSLVRVRLGQNYLNGSIPNGFIYMPELNLVELHNNYLSGTLPENGNISSKPAKLGQLNLSNNQLSGSLPFSLSNFTSLQILSLGGNQFSGAIPPSIGQLSQALKIDLSHNFLSGEIPPEIGNCVHLTYLDLSQNNFSGSIPPRMSEIRILNYLNLSRNHLNETIPKSIGTMRSLTTADFSFNDLSGKLPESGQFAYFNATSFAGNPRLCGSLLNNPCNFTLITDPPGKSRGDFKLIFALGLLICSLVFAAAAIIKAKSFKKTGLNSWKMTAFQKVDFTVADVLECVKDGNVIGRGGAGIVYHGKMPNGVEIAVKKLLGIGNNSHDHGFRAEIRTLGNIRHRNIVRLVAFCSNKETNLLVYEYMRNGSLGEALHGKKGGFLSWNLRYKIAIEAAKGLCYLHHDCSPLIVHRDVKSNNILLNSNFEAHVADFGLAKFLVDGGASECMSAIAGSYGYIAPEYAYTLRVDEKSDVYSFGVVLLELITGRRPVGEFGDGVDIVQWSKRVTNCKREQVRHIVDPRLTTVPEDEAMHLFFVAMLSIQENSVERPTMREVIQMLSEFPRQSPEYQPSSSSVVFQKVKSLENDQNCPKIRKELLV